Below is a genomic region from Armatimonadota bacterium.
AAGTTCATCGCTCCCTGAATCGGTTCGTGCTGCAATGGCTTACGGACTGGCCAATGTACCCTGATCCGGTCCCTGCATCAAGGTCCGTCGGGCACCGGGGGATTGTAACTCGATGATATCTCCCGCGCGTGGCACGAAGACTTCGTCAAAGATGGCCCGCGCTGCTTCGGTCGCCGTCGCGTGCGAACCCTCATTGAGGTGCACCAGCGCGAGACGCCTCGCTCCGGCCTGAAGGGCTACGTTCGCGGCATCCGGGGCTCCGGAATGGGCAGCCTGGGGGTCACCGGCCGTGGATGACGGGCCGTGAGACGCCTCATGCACCAGCAATTCGCAGTTTCGCGCCAGTTCCACCAGCGCGGGGCTGAACGCCGTGTCCCCGCTGAAGACCACACTGGCCCCGGCGGGGTTCTCCAGCCTGAGGTGAACCCCCGGCACATTGTGTCGAGCGCTGGCCACCGTGACCTTGAGCCCCTCGAGATGAAATTCCTCCCCGTGTGCCAGGTCACCTGTCTCCACCGGGAAGCCAAGATGCGGGTAGCGGTCGATCTGCAGGAAGCGCCAGGCGTCCTCGACCACCCGCTCAACCTCTCCCGCCGGGCCGAAGACATGCACGCGCGGGCGGTTGGCCTGGGGAGAGTGGAGCCCTATGTGGAAGAGCAGAGAGACGAGGCCCATGAAGTGATCGTGGTGGCAGTGGGTGAGGAGCACGGCCTTGATCGACCGCGGGTCCACGCACAGGTCGGTGAGTCTGCGGGCCGCACACCAGCCGGTATCTACCAGGATTGAGTCGTTGATGCGGAAACAGGCGGTCTCGCCACCCGGCTCGGGAGTGCAGGAGGATGAGCCGAGAACCTGGATGCGCAGGGAGTGTGGGGGCATGAGAAAGACCTCCCGGGAAGTGCCACGGAACGCAGTGGGCCCCGCGCTGAAGCACGGGTCTGCGGGCCTTC
It encodes:
- a CDS encoding MBL fold metallo-hydrolase; translated protein: MPPHSLRIQVLGSSSCTPEPGGETACFRINDSILVDTGWCAARRLTDLCVDPRSIKAVLLTHCHHDHFMGLVSLLFHIGLHSPQANRPRVHVFGPAGEVERVVEDAWRFLQIDRYPHLGFPVETGDLAHGEEFHLEGLKVTVASARHNVPGVHLRLENPAGASVVFSGDTAFSPALVELARNCELLVHEASHGPSSTAGDPQAAHSGAPDAANVALQAGARRLALVHLNEGSHATATEAARAIFDEVFVPRAGDIIELQSPGARRTLMQGPDQGTLASP